AAGTATTACTTAAGCGTTTGTATTGTCCAAACATAAACCCAATCTCTCTTCCGCCTACCCCAATATCCCCGGCAGGGACATCCGTATCCGGTCCAATATATTTATATAACTCGGTCATAAAACTTTGGCAAAAACGCATCACTTCATTGTCTGATTTCCCTTTGGGATCAAAATCACTTCCGCCTTTACCACCACCCATTGGCAAGGAAGTAAGAGAATTTTTAAATACTTGTTCAAAAGCTAAAAATTTAAGAATACCTAAATACACAGAGGGGTGAAAGCGCAAGCCACCTTTGTAAGGTCCGATAGCACTGTTCATTTGTATGCGAAATCCTCTATTTACACAAAGTTCTCCCTTGTCATCAATCCATGGAACACGAAACATGAGTACACGTTCAGGTTCCACAATTCGTTCTAAAATTCTGGCTTTTTTGTAGCGTGGATTTTCCTCCATAAATGGAATTACCGACTCTGCAACTTCCAGCACCGCCTGGTGATACTCAGGTTCACCCGGATTTTTAGTGCGCACCCGTTGCATAAATTCATCAATTAATTTTTGATACTTGCTCATAGGTTTTTAGTTTAAAGGTTATTGGGTAAATATAACTTTTTGACAATTAAGCACAAAAGAACTTAATCAGCTTTTGAAAAAGGAGAGTGAAGGCTTATTTATATTGATTCTGCATAAAATAATTTTGTACTTTAGTAATCCCAAAGGATTAAATTAAAATAATAGTTTTGCACAATGCAAGAAAACGAAGAAAATACAATGACCTCAGGCGAGTCTTATTTTGAGACATCGACTCAGCAGATTGCTGTCGAAGAACCTATTTTACACGAAGATGAAAATCATGTGGAAGAACACCACAACGAACTTGATTTTTCGGGCTTAAACAAAGAACAACTCTTTCACAAGCTGGAAGAAATTGTGAAATCGGATGAAGTACAATCCGCCTCCGGCAAAGTGCGCTTGTTGCGTGAAGCCTATTTTGAACTGGTGAAAACCGAAACCGACGCGAAACGTAACCTCTACATCGAAGAGGGTGGCTTAGCCGAAGATTTTGAAATGCGCAAAGATGCTTTAGACGATAAGTTTGAAGCACTGGCAAGTCAGTTTAATAAAAAACGCAGTGAGCTAAAGGCGCAAAAGGAAAAGCAAATCCTTGAAAATACAGCCACCAAAAAACTCATCATTCAGGAGTTGAAAGACATGATGATGGGCGAAGAAAATATTTCCAAAGCCTATCAAAAATTTCAAGCTTTACAAAGCAAATGGCGCTCTGTTGGTGCAGTAACACCGGCCGAAGCAAATAATTTATGGCAAAACTATCAGTTTTGTGTGAGCCAGTTTTTTGACGTGATGAAAATCAGCAAAGACTTGCGCGAACTCGACCAGAAAAAAAACCTGGAGCTCAAAACTGAATTGTGCGAAAAAGCTGAAAAACTAGCCGAAGAAAATTCGCTCCGAAAAGCGGTGGATGAATTAAAATTACTTCAAAACCAGTGGCGCGAAATCGGAAATGTTGGGAAAGAAGCCAATGAGCAAATATGGGAGCGCTTTAAAATAGCTGCCGATAAAGTATACGCCAAGCTAAAGGAAAATTTAGTAAAAGTAAGGGCAAAACAGGATGAAAATCTACAGGCAAAAACTGCTTTGTGCGCCAAGCTCGATGAAGAGTTAACCGTAAACCATACCAATTTTAACGATTGGAAAAAAGCGACCGAACGGGTAACTGAAATTTGGAACCAATGGCAAAAAATTGGCTTTACTCCAAAAGAAGATAACAATGCAACCTGGAATCGCTTTAAGCAAACACGTCAAAAATTTTACAATCAAAAGGATGTGTTTTTTAACGCTTTGCGCGATGAGCAAAATAAAAACCTGGCTTTAAAAACTGCGCTTTGCGAAAAAGCTGAAAGCATGGTGGACAATAAAGACTGGGCTGCCACCACCGAAGCGTACAAAAAAATTCAAGCCGAATGGAAAAAGGTGGGAGCTGTGCCCCGCAAGGTTTCTGACAAAATTTGGTTTCGATTTAAAAAGGCTTGCGATTTGTATTTCGAAAATAAAAACAAAAATTTCGCAGAGCGCGATGCGGTTTTGATTGACAATCATACTAAGAAAATGGAAGTGATTGCAAAATTTCAGTCACTCGAAATTCAAGATGATAATAAAGCCAACTTAGAGGCAGTAAAAAATTTACAACAAGAATTCAGTGCCATTGGCGAAGTTCCTTACAAGCAATTTGAGTCGCTACAAACTACTTATCGTGCAGCTGTGAATGAGTATTTGGGTAAAATCAAAGAAAAGAAAGGTTCAGAAGACCGTACTTTTTATCAAATGAAATACGAGCAATTGCAGCAAACTCCCCAAGGTAAAGACGAAATTTCGAAGGAACGATTTCATTTGCAGGATAAAATAAAACGCATTCAAGCAGATATCAATCAATTGGAAAACAACTTGGGTTTCTTTGGCAAATCAAAGAATGCAGATGCGATGAAAGCAGAGTTTCAACAAAAAATTGACCGAAGCAAAGAGGAAGTAACAAAGCTCAAAGCGCAATTAAAAATGATTCCTCACGTTTAGGTTTTATCACCTTTTAAAAAAGAAAAAGTCCGAAGCTAGCTCCGGACTTTTTCTTTTTTAACTTAACCCTATTTCACAATTAATTTCTGACTTAAGGTTTTGGTAGAAGAATAGCCTACCACTTGGTAAATACCTTTTGCCAATTCTTGCGTAGGATTTATTGCGGTTGCAATGGCACCATTATCATCTGTAATCATAACTTTAGAGTACACCAAATTTCCTAAGATATCCATCAATACCACTAAAATTTCTTCCTTCTTCTCGAGTTTCACGTTCAGGTTAATTTGATCGCCGGGGTTTGGATTGGGATAAATTTTAAATTCATCTGCAAATTCTGTTTTTGGCATTACTTCTATAGTGCGTAAGTAAGCACTGTTTCCATCTGCATCAATTAGTGAAATTTTATACCAAATGGAAGCACTTGCGTCCTGTGCATCAAAATCAACATCTTCAATTTCATACGAAGCACCACTAAAAGTATTTTGTTCAACAAGCACTGTCTTGAATGGTTCAAATTCATTACCGTCAGTTGATTTTTCAATACTATAATAAGAAGCGTCTTCCTCTTCCGTGCTAGTCCACTTAATGCTTATGCCTAGTGTAGTGCGCATGGCGGAGGTTTGAGAAACTGCTTTTGTGGTTGCTCCTTTTGTGTTAAAGACAAATACGGCAGAATAAGCACTACTCAAGGAAGCAGAACAAACCGATTGAACCTTGAATTCATAAGCTGTTGCTGATTTAAGTGAGGAAATTATTTTGTAAGTATTGGCAGTTGTTTTATTGGTCCAAACACTTGAGCCAACTTTTCGGTATTGCACTTTATAACTCGATACTCCACTTACAGCTGTCCAATTAAGTGTTGCCGAGGTAGAGTATATTGCTGTTACTGTTTGCCCTTGAGGAACATCACAGGTAAGTGAAGGCGCCGTAGTGGTAAATTGAGCAGTTGCAGTAAAGGCACTGCTTGCAGCTGCACATACAGCTTGTAGATGATATTGATAGGTTGTCGCAGCGGTGAGTGCGTTCAATGTTTGGCTCGAGCTTGTTGAATTTACAGCAGTCCAGGTGCTTGCTGTAGGCAATTTATATTCCAATTTATAACTCAATGCGTTTGCAGATGCAGCCCATGTAAGTGTTGCTGTGTTGGAGGTAGTTGCACTTACTCCAACGCTACCCGGGCTTGCACAATTCACTTGTGTTGTGAATTCTGTTGTTGCTGAAAAAGCACTTAAATTGGTGGCAGAACAATAGCTTTGCACCGCATATTCATAAACAGATCCGGAAGATAAACCGGTAAGCACAACGCTTGTTGTGGTACTAGTAGTGCTGGTCCAAATGGATGTTCCTTTTACTCTGTATTGAATTAAATAGGATGTTGCATATTGCATCGCTGACCAACTAATTGTTGCTCCTGAACTTGTGATTGCAGCAGCTGTAACACCAGCCGGAACGCCACATACCGGATTTGCAGTTGAAAAGCTAGCCAAGGTAGAAAAAGAACTTAAAGTAGTTGCATTGCATTTTGATTGCACCTGAAACTCGTAGGTTGAAGCAGGGTTTAATCCGCTTATTGAAAGCGAATTTGCAGCAACCGACTGGCTTATCCAACTTGCAGCGCTTCCCAATCGATAGGATACAATATATCCAGCAACATTGCTAACCGGCGCCCAGCCCAAGGTTGCAGTTGTTGCGGTAACTGAACTGCTGCTTAAAGTAGTTGGTATTCCGCATGATGCCGTAGCTGTTGTAAAAGTAACTGATGTAGTAAAGTCGCTTGTTGATGCGCCACAATTAGTTTGTACTTGAAACTCGTAATTGGTTGCCGGGCTTAAAGCAGATAGTGAAAACGTTGTTGATGTAGCCGAATGAGTAAGCCAAGTGGTTTGAGCTACCGCTTTGTAACGTAAATTATATCCGGCTGCACCTTGCGCTGCAACCCAAGTTAAATCTGCACTTTCACTTGAAAGGTTACTTGCACTTAATCCGGTAGCTTTAACACAAGTTGCTGTAGCAGTTGTTGTGGTAAATGAAGCCACTTGAGAGCTTGCAGTATTTCCGGAACTCGTTTTGGCAAATACTAAAAATTGATACGTGTTATCGGCGCTTAATCCCGACAAGGTTGTTGAAGCAGTTGTGGCGCTTAACTTCGTCCAGTTGTAAGTATTTGCCGGTGCATACCAAATGCTGTATTGATTTGCTCCATTTACCGCGGTCCATGCTAAGGCGGCTGTTGTGGAAGAAGGTGTTGCAACCAATCCACTTGGCGTGATAGAAATTGCGTTAAAACTGGAATCCTTAGGCATTCCACCATACTTGAACCATTGGTAACCGATGATGTTTAAATTATTCTTGACATTAGCCGGTAGTAAATTGTACTCACTCATAAATACAGGCATTGCCGAGGATTCGGAGTGCTTTCCGGTGGGTGGGGCACCCTTTAACCATTGCTTCAAATTCTCACTGGCACTTTGGGTTAAACTGGCAAAGATTGGAATCACATTCACCTTGTGATTTGCTTTTGAAAAGGCAGTAAATTTTCCGGTGGTATGCGTTTGATATAAATCGGCCGGCAAATTTTTATAACAGGCAATCATAATCAAATCAACGGTGTTGGCAATAAAGCGATTTTTAAGTGTGTCTTTACTTTTTACCCCAATATAAAGTGAAGATTTAATATTATCGGCCTGGGCCAAGGAATCCACACGCTTAATGTATTTTGTAAAATAATTCCAAGCTCCCACAGAATCGCAACTGCAATTATTGGGTTGTAAATATTTGGTGCAATATGCAGTTTCGGAGCTTCCGGTGGCCGTGTAAAAATTGTTGTTCCAATATTCAAACTCATAGTTGTAATAGTTAAATCGTTCGAGGGTATCGGTGCGGCTGTTTTGATAAAAGTGGATTTCATTTAACAAGGTGGCATAATCCGAAAAAACGGCTGTAAAATATTTGATGCCGTAACGCGTTTTTCCTTTTTTCATAAATGCTGCAAGCTTGGTAACATATGAAGGAGAGGTATTTAAATTATATGCGCCTACACTTAACGTGAGCGCATTAATAGAACTATCGCGACAATAGCGGAATAAAACATCTTCTGTTTTACCGCTGGCATCGTTTAAAATGGAATCCAACGTGTATACATACATACCCTTGTATGCATAATTTTGAGCCTGCGATTTATACGCTGAGAAGAATAAACCGATTAGCAGGAGTAGTCCGAAGTGGTTGAGTTGTGTTTTCATAGCCTGAGGTTTTAATTCGTGTTAATTGGATGATTTCTCATTTAT
The sequence above is a segment of the Bacteroidota bacterium genome. Coding sequences within it:
- a CDS encoding DUF349 domain-containing protein; protein product: MQENEENTMTSGESYFETSTQQIAVEEPILHEDENHVEEHHNELDFSGLNKEQLFHKLEEIVKSDEVQSASGKVRLLREAYFELVKTETDAKRNLYIEEGGLAEDFEMRKDALDDKFEALASQFNKKRSELKAQKEKQILENTATKKLIIQELKDMMMGEENISKAYQKFQALQSKWRSVGAVTPAEANNLWQNYQFCVSQFFDVMKISKDLRELDQKKNLELKTELCEKAEKLAEENSLRKAVDELKLLQNQWREIGNVGKEANEQIWERFKIAADKVYAKLKENLVKVRAKQDENLQAKTALCAKLDEELTVNHTNFNDWKKATERVTEIWNQWQKIGFTPKEDNNATWNRFKQTRQKFYNQKDVFFNALRDEQNKNLALKTALCEKAESMVDNKDWAATTEAYKKIQAEWKKVGAVPRKVSDKIWFRFKKACDLYFENKNKNFAERDAVLIDNHTKKMEVIAKFQSLEIQDDNKANLEAVKNLQQEFSAIGEVPYKQFESLQTTYRAAVNEYLGKIKEKKGSEDRTFYQMKYEQLQQTPQGKDEISKERFHLQDKIKRIQADINQLENNLGFFGKSKNADAMKAEFQQKIDRSKEEVTKLKAQLKMIPHV
- a CDS encoding fibronectin type III domain-containing protein gives rise to the protein MKTQLNHFGLLLLIGLFFSAYKSQAQNYAYKGMYVYTLDSILNDASGKTEDVLFRYCRDSSINALTLSVGAYNLNTSPSYVTKLAAFMKKGKTRYGIKYFTAVFSDYATLLNEIHFYQNSRTDTLERFNYYNYEFEYWNNNFYTATGSSETAYCTKYLQPNNCSCDSVGAWNYFTKYIKRVDSLAQADNIKSSLYIGVKSKDTLKNRFIANTVDLIMIACYKNLPADLYQTHTTGKFTAFSKANHKVNVIPIFASLTQSASENLKQWLKGAPPTGKHSESSAMPVFMSEYNLLPANVKNNLNIIGYQWFKYGGMPKDSSFNAISITPSGLVATPSSTTAALAWTAVNGANQYSIWYAPANTYNWTKLSATTASTTLSGLSADNTYQFLVFAKTSSGNTASSQVASFTTTTATATCVKATGLSASNLSSESADLTWVAAQGAAGYNLRYKAVAQTTWLTHSATSTTFSLSALSPATNYEFQVQTNCGASTSDFTTSVTFTTATASCGIPTTLSSSSVTATTATLGWAPVSNVAGYIVSYRLGSAASWISQSVAANSLSISGLNPASTYEFQVQSKCNATTLSSFSTLASFSTANPVCGVPAGVTAAAITSSGATISWSAMQYATSYLIQYRVKGTSIWTSTTSTTTSVVLTGLSSGSVYEYAVQSYCSATNLSAFSATTEFTTQVNCASPGSVGVSATTSNTATLTWAASANALSYKLEYKLPTASTWTAVNSTSSSQTLNALTAATTYQYHLQAVCAAASSAFTATAQFTTTAPSLTCDVPQGQTVTAIYSTSATLNWTAVSGVSSYKVQYRKVGSSVWTNKTTANTYKIISSLKSATAYEFKVQSVCSASLSSAYSAVFVFNTKGATTKAVSQTSAMRTTLGISIKWTSTEEEDASYYSIEKSTDGNEFEPFKTVLVEQNTFSGASYEIEDVDFDAQDASASIWYKISLIDADGNSAYLRTIEVMPKTEFADEFKIYPNPNPGDQINLNVKLEKKEEILVVLMDILGNLVYSKVMITDDNGAIATAINPTQELAKGIYQVVGYSSTKTLSQKLIVK